Proteins encoded together in one Pontiella desulfatans window:
- a CDS encoding sulfatase family protein: MKLAYILTAALTVSSALAGAKPIQQPPNILFIFSDDHSTQAIGAYNGRMAPLNPTPNIDRLAQEGAIFRESFCANSICQPSRATVLTGKHSHLNGVTYNGAKWDGSQTIFPRLLKEQAGYQTALIGKWHLKPDPVDEFDYWMVLASSGGQGDYFNPNFNTINGPETLMGYSTDVITDRSIQWLENRDQEKPFLLMCQFKSPHVPQLPPIRNAEMYKDQDLPEPETLLDNYKNRQPYLSKHWMGLDTAKLAMIPPKGTDYPQDNEHKKALKRMTPEQVEAWHKAYDEQVQAYYDFMHSKASQDPVRLQRFKYQTMLKSYLRCVAAVDQNVGRLLQWLEDNDLENDTIVIYSSDQSYYIGEHGMADKRWMYEESLRMPLVVRWPGKIKPGTEVSELVQNIDYAPTLLSAAGLEAPPEMQGQSLLPLLAEGQNSHWRQTIYYHYYTNGEHNVPRHDGVRDSRYKLIHYYTDDTCELFDIQNDPNEVKSLHNNPEYSTVVERMKKKLAAQRKENAVPDSAFEAPYIHTGKLHR, encoded by the coding sequence ATGAAACTCGCATATATACTTACAGCCGCACTCACGGTCTCATCCGCTTTGGCTGGGGCTAAACCGATCCAGCAACCACCCAATATTCTCTTCATCTTTTCCGACGACCACTCCACACAGGCCATCGGTGCATACAACGGCCGCATGGCCCCGCTCAACCCCACCCCGAACATTGACCGGTTGGCTCAGGAAGGTGCCATCTTCCGCGAAAGTTTTTGTGCCAACTCCATCTGTCAGCCCAGCCGCGCCACCGTCCTCACCGGCAAACACAGCCATCTCAACGGCGTCACCTATAACGGTGCCAAATGGGACGGCAGCCAAACAATCTTCCCGCGCCTGCTCAAAGAACAGGCCGGCTACCAGACAGCCCTGATCGGAAAGTGGCACCTGAAGCCGGATCCTGTAGATGAATTTGATTACTGGATGGTGCTGGCCTCATCCGGAGGACAGGGCGATTATTTCAACCCGAATTTTAACACGATTAACGGTCCTGAAACGCTCATGGGCTATTCCACCGATGTGATTACTGATCGGTCCATTCAATGGCTGGAAAACCGCGATCAGGAAAAACCTTTCCTGCTGATGTGCCAGTTTAAATCGCCGCACGTCCCGCAGCTGCCGCCCATCCGCAATGCGGAAATGTATAAGGATCAGGATTTGCCGGAACCGGAAACCCTGCTCGACAACTATAAAAACCGTCAGCCCTATCTTTCTAAACACTGGATGGGACTCGATACCGCCAAGCTGGCGATGATCCCGCCCAAAGGCACCGACTACCCGCAGGACAACGAACATAAAAAAGCGCTCAAGCGCATGACGCCCGAACAGGTCGAAGCCTGGCACAAAGCCTACGACGAACAGGTTCAGGCCTACTACGACTTCATGCATAGCAAAGCGTCCCAGGATCCGGTTCGGCTCCAGCGCTTCAAATACCAGACCATGCTGAAGAGCTACCTGCGCTGCGTCGCGGCCGTCGACCAGAACGTCGGCCGCCTGCTTCAGTGGCTCGAAGACAACGATCTCGAAAACGACACCATCGTCATCTATTCCTCCGACCAGTCCTACTACATCGGCGAACACGGCATGGCCGACAAACGCTGGATGTATGAAGAGTCCCTGCGCATGCCGCTCGTCGTCCGCTGGCCCGGAAAAATCAAACCCGGCACCGAAGTCAGCGAGCTGGTACAGAACATTGACTACGCCCCCACCCTGCTCTCTGCCGCCGGACTTGAAGCCCCCCCAGAAATGCAGGGCCAATCTCTTCTCCCTCTTCTGGCCGAAGGCCAAAATAGTCATTGGCGCCAGACAATCTATTACCACTACTACACCAATGGCGAACACAACGTTCCGCGTCACGACGGCGTGCGCGACAGCCGCTACAAACTGATTCACTACTACACCGACGACACCTGCGAACTGTTCGACATCCAGAACGACCCGAACGAAGTAAAGAGCCTGCACAACAACCCGGAATACAGCACCGTTGTCGAGCGCATGAAAAAGAAACTCGCAGCGCAGCGCAAAGAAAACGCAGTGCCCGACTCCGCCTTCGAAGCCCCCTACATCCACACAGGAAAACTCCACCGATGA
- a CDS encoding transposase, with protein MYHVMCRGNNGQSIFESVHQDGYSNAPPVAVEEGSGQRLFLSTLQEVCEQAGWIVHAYVLMSNHYHLLLETPVLSKVFGHIGHIMPKTNGLRQNRRSPPFWVSFGGVVHRRRLGENGRKSLVGGELATVVNSLRNLFIAFLLRSVFIKFLTEPFICA; from the coding sequence GTGTATCATGTGATGTGCCGCGGGAATAACGGGCAGTCGATTTTTGAATCGGTTCACCAAGATGGTTATTCCAATGCGCCGCCGGTTGCCGTTGAAGAAGGAAGTGGCCAGCGGCTGTTTCTTTCTACTTTGCAAGAGGTTTGCGAGCAGGCGGGCTGGATTGTTCATGCCTATGTGCTGATGTCGAACCATTATCATCTCCTGCTGGAAACACCCGTTCTGTCAAAAGTTTTCGGCCATATTGGCCATATCATGCCCAAAACCAATGGGTTGCGACAAAATCGCCGCTCTCCCCCCTTTTGGGTGTCTTTTGGGGGAGTTGTCCATAGGCGTCGGCTCGGCGAGAATGGGCGTAAGTCACTCGTCGGAGGCGAGTTGGCGACTGTGGTCAACTCCCTCCGCAACCTCTTCATTGCATTCCTTTTACGCTCAGTTTTCATAAAATTTTTGACAGAACCATTTATCTGTGCTTAA
- a CDS encoding IS3 family transposase (programmed frameshift) produces the protein MGRKRRTFTDKFKAKVAIEAIKGVKTLAELASEYQVHPNQISDWKKQLLSNAPDLFASGKKKQAQTEEELTAPLYEEIGRLKMDVKWLKKAMSLPLSTRRSWVEPGTDYSVRRQCRLAGVPRSGFYYDPAPETPENLLLMRLIDEQYLRHPEFGYPRMTDWLRDQDYDVNHKRVARLMQLMGIQAITPGPHTSKPAPRHKIYPYLLRNVDIERVNQVWSTDITYIPMRHGYMYLTAVIDWYSRYVLAWELSSTMESTFCVDALERALTQGNPEIFNTDQGSQFTSNAFTGVLLNENITISMDGRGRALDNVFIERLWWSVKYEKIYPACYADGHALHRGLDSYFKYYNHERKHSALDKRTPAEVFMEGAVRT, from the exons ATGGGAAGAAAACGAAGAACATTCACGGACAAGTTCAAGGCCAAGGTGGCGATTGAGGCCATCAAGGGCGTGAAGACATTGGCGGAGCTGGCATCGGAATATCAGGTCCATCCGAACCAGATTTCGGATTGGAAGAAGCAGTTGCTTTCGAATGCGCCGGATCTTTTTGCATCGGGGAAAAAGAAGCAGGCTCAAACGGAAGAAGAGCTTACGGCTCCACTTTACGAAGAGATCGGGCGTCTGAAGATGGACGTGAAGTGGCTC AAAAAAGCTATGAGCCTGCCGCTTTCAACGCGCCGCAGCTGGGTGGAGCCCGGCACCGATTATTCGGTTCGGCGGCAGTGTAGGCTCGCAGGCGTCCCCAGATCGGGCTTCTACTACGACCCCGCCCCGGAAACGCCGGAGAACCTGCTTCTGATGCGTTTGATCGACGAGCAGTATCTCCGGCATCCGGAGTTCGGCTATCCACGCATGACGGACTGGTTGCGTGATCAAGACTATGATGTCAATCACAAGCGGGTCGCCCGCCTCATGCAGCTGATGGGGATTCAGGCCATCACGCCCGGTCCGCACACGAGCAAGCCCGCCCCGAGGCACAAGATCTACCCTTATTTGCTGCGCAATGTGGACATCGAACGGGTGAACCAGGTTTGGAGTACGGACATCACCTACATCCCGATGCGGCATGGATACATGTACCTGACCGCCGTAATCGACTGGTACAGCCGCTATGTGCTCGCCTGGGAGCTCTCAAGCACCATGGAGAGCACGTTCTGCGTTGATGCGCTGGAGCGTGCGCTGACGCAGGGGAATCCGGAGATATTCAACACCGACCAAGGAAGCCAGTTCACCTCGAACGCCTTCACCGGTGTCCTGTTAAACGAGAACATCACCATCAGCATGGACGGGCGAGGCCGGGCGTTGGACAACGTATTCATCGAACGACTGTGGTGGTCGGTGAAGTATGAGAAAATCTATCCCGCATGCTATGCCGACGGGCATGCGTTGCATCGGGGCCTTGACAGCTATTTTAAATATTACAACCACGAGAGGAAGCACAGCGCTCTGGACAAACGCACCCCCGCCGAGGTATTCATGGAAGGAGCAGTCAGAACATGA
- a CDS encoding glycosyl hydrolase yields the protein MTVNVKLLFLCAAASVVQASTDETDFKNPPSAIRPETWFHLIGGNVNKEFLTTDLEAVKGAGFKGFHLFHGRGGAWPGVEPQIQTLSPQWDSLIGHVADEADRLDLKFTMQNCPGWAMSGGPWIQPEDAMRHLIWSRTDFQGEQPVTLPVPMPSDEEWRNYQDVAVLAFPTPANDVAEPMIPVSIKSNLKNADWNSLFSKDGNPKIQLPVTKKDRTWLELTFAEPTVLRTIEVPPTEQLMKRRSFDSDTVIRLQGHGSNGWKDIGSRVIPRGNWQDRLPEHGIHLAFPDFKSNRFRIIFENNHPLELTYLRLYNGARLNDWRGQAGYVLRSLERTEPPNQNPASHIQVDDIIDLSDKMESDGSLNWKAPKGNWTIVRYGHVNTGVKNKPAPPEATGFECNKLSKRGADTHFSGYIGRLSQPGGPADNGRLQGMLIDSWECYTQTWTPEMEEEFETRLGYPLRTMLPALSGWVINDVPTSERFLRDWRDTINDLLVDHYFGRMAELGRERGLTLSFETAIGDVSPGDILQFSSKADIPMCEAWTPNDPHWGGFETKPTAPMVSSAHIYGKPLIAAESFTLAGGKAHTNWDEHFYTIKHLANLHFAQGINHVVFHTFTHNPFDRAPGTTFGGTIGTPFIRGQTWWKHMPEFTDYIARCHVLLQSGLPVSDVLWYLGDDLDHKPVQHSPFPNGYKFDYLNHDVLVNSLQAKDGNLQISNGTQWRLIWLAEEQCRRLKPETLARLKSLIEQGSTVIGSAPDLNASLSGGSKADELFKRLVAKLWGETPAESGDKRIGKGRLLWGGDLVDHLQALGIQPDLIGTTGATWCHRRTDKQEIYFIAASRFDPLVANLQFRAKGQPFLWDPATGTKTALPVYSITETHTVVPMNLPATGAAFITFEGEASQPTYVKIERDGKTVIDATDLNRQDQSTPFPIFGLTPEQRRMPWIEPRPLPALDPTTQTAWQNGTYQLTAYAGSIQTVGIKGAQTAPLNNGWTLAFPPEWVANTDVKLDSVMPWSELDDEEAKAFSGTATYQTFFNLDAKQPNQRYLLDLGRVDNMAEVVVNGTSAAFVWAPPYRADITQQLKTGKNRIEIKVTNTWFNRLIYDAQQKPDSRKSWVISGPKKDETPIPAGLTGPVFLHRGIAVEL from the coding sequence ATGACAGTGAATGTAAAATTATTATTTTTGTGCGCAGCAGCCAGCGTGGTGCAGGCATCCACGGATGAAACCGACTTCAAAAATCCGCCTTCAGCAATCCGGCCGGAAACCTGGTTCCACCTTATCGGCGGCAACGTGAATAAGGAATTCCTGACCACCGACCTCGAAGCGGTCAAAGGCGCCGGGTTTAAAGGCTTCCATCTTTTTCACGGCCGAGGAGGCGCCTGGCCGGGCGTGGAACCGCAGATACAAACCCTCAGCCCGCAGTGGGACAGTCTTATTGGCCATGTTGCCGATGAAGCCGATCGGCTGGATCTTAAGTTCACCATGCAGAATTGCCCCGGCTGGGCGATGTCGGGCGGACCATGGATTCAGCCGGAGGATGCCATGCGCCATCTTATCTGGAGCCGAACCGATTTTCAGGGAGAGCAACCAGTAACCCTGCCCGTTCCCATGCCGAGTGATGAAGAGTGGCGAAACTATCAGGACGTCGCCGTTCTGGCCTTCCCCACCCCCGCCAACGACGTAGCCGAGCCAATGATCCCCGTCAGCATAAAAAGCAATCTGAAAAATGCGGATTGGAACAGCCTTTTTTCCAAAGACGGGAACCCGAAAATTCAACTTCCGGTAACCAAGAAAGACCGTACCTGGCTTGAGCTGACCTTTGCGGAACCGACCGTACTGCGCACCATCGAGGTTCCCCCGACCGAGCAGCTGATGAAGCGGCGGAGTTTTGATTCGGACACCGTCATCCGCCTGCAGGGTCATGGTTCCAACGGATGGAAAGATATTGGCTCGCGTGTGATTCCGCGCGGCAACTGGCAGGATCGTCTGCCGGAACATGGCATCCATCTGGCGTTCCCGGACTTTAAATCGAACCGCTTCCGCATCATTTTTGAAAACAATCATCCGCTCGAACTGACCTACCTGCGGCTTTACAACGGTGCCCGACTGAACGACTGGCGGGGACAGGCCGGCTATGTGCTGCGTAGCCTGGAACGCACTGAACCGCCAAACCAGAATCCTGCCAGCCATATTCAGGTGGACGACATTATCGATCTCTCAGATAAAATGGAGAGCGACGGTTCGCTGAACTGGAAAGCACCGAAGGGAAACTGGACCATTGTGCGATACGGCCATGTGAATACCGGTGTTAAAAACAAACCCGCTCCGCCGGAAGCCACCGGCTTTGAGTGCAACAAACTTTCAAAGCGCGGTGCGGACACCCATTTTTCCGGTTACATTGGGCGCCTCAGCCAGCCTGGCGGCCCTGCTGACAATGGACGTCTGCAGGGTATGCTGATCGACAGTTGGGAATGCTACACCCAGACCTGGACTCCGGAGATGGAAGAAGAGTTTGAAACCCGCCTGGGCTATCCGCTCCGCACGATGCTGCCCGCCCTCTCCGGCTGGGTGATTAATGATGTGCCGACTTCCGAACGCTTCCTACGTGATTGGCGCGACACGATCAACGATCTATTGGTCGACCACTATTTCGGCCGCATGGCCGAGCTTGGCCGGGAGCGCGGACTGACCCTCTCCTTCGAAACCGCCATCGGCGATGTCTCTCCGGGCGACATCCTTCAGTTTTCCAGCAAGGCCGACATTCCCATGTGCGAGGCCTGGACGCCGAACGATCCGCACTGGGGAGGATTTGAAACCAAGCCCACCGCGCCGATGGTTTCTTCGGCCCACATCTACGGAAAACCGTTGATCGCCGCCGAGTCGTTCACCCTGGCCGGCGGTAAGGCGCACACCAACTGGGACGAGCATTTTTACACGATAAAGCATCTGGCCAACCTCCATTTTGCGCAGGGGATCAACCATGTGGTTTTCCACACCTTCACCCACAACCCGTTCGACCGCGCCCCGGGCACCACGTTCGGCGGCACCATCGGTACCCCGTTTATTCGTGGACAAACCTGGTGGAAACATATGCCGGAGTTTACCGACTACATTGCCCGCTGCCATGTCCTGTTGCAGAGCGGGCTTCCGGTGTCGGATGTGCTCTGGTATCTCGGCGACGACCTGGATCACAAACCCGTTCAGCATTCGCCCTTCCCGAATGGATACAAGTTCGACTATCTCAACCACGATGTGCTGGTGAACAGCCTTCAGGCAAAAGACGGAAACCTACAGATTTCAAACGGTACCCAATGGCGTCTCATCTGGCTGGCCGAGGAACAATGCCGACGCCTGAAACCGGAAACGCTCGCCCGACTGAAATCCCTGATCGAACAAGGATCCACCGTCATTGGTTCCGCGCCCGACCTGAATGCATCGCTCTCCGGTGGATCCAAGGCCGACGAACTGTTCAAACGCTTGGTCGCAAAACTCTGGGGAGAAACCCCTGCTGAATCAGGCGATAAACGAATCGGAAAAGGCCGACTGCTCTGGGGCGGTGATCTGGTGGATCATTTACAGGCACTCGGCATCCAGCCGGATCTGATCGGAACCACAGGCGCCACCTGGTGCCACCGCAGAACCGACAAGCAAGAGATCTACTTCATTGCTGCCAGCCGGTTTGACCCCTTGGTCGCAAACCTGCAGTTCCGCGCGAAAGGCCAACCGTTTCTGTGGGATCCGGCAACAGGCACCAAAACCGCACTGCCCGTCTATTCCATCACCGAAACGCACACCGTTGTCCCCATGAATCTCCCGGCAACCGGCGCGGCCTTCATTACCTTTGAAGGGGAAGCAAGCCAGCCCACTTATGTAAAAATCGAGCGCGATGGAAAGACGGTCATCGATGCCACCGATCTAAACCGTCAGGATCAAAGCACACCGTTCCCGATCTTCGGGCTGACACCTGAACAGCGCCGTATGCCCTGGATTGAACCCCGTCCGCTGCCCGCGCTCGACCCCACCACCCAAACGGCCTGGCAAAACGGAACCTATCAACTCACCGCATACGCCGGGAGCATCCAGACCGTGGGAATCAAAGGTGCACAAACTGCTCCACTGAACAACGGCTGGACGCTCGCTTTTCCGCCGGAGTGGGTTGCCAACACTGACGTTAAGTTGGATTCGGTCATGCCGTGGTCGGAGCTGGACGATGAGGAAGCCAAAGCCTTTTCCGGAACGGCCACCTACCAAACCTTTTTCAACCTCGATGCAAAACAACCGAACCAGCGTTACCTGCTCGATCTGGGGCGCGTCGACAACATGGCCGAGGTTGTGGTGAACGGAACCTCCGCCGCCTTCGTCTGGGCACCTCCGTACCGGGCGGATATTACGCAGCAGTTGAAAACCGGGAAAAACCGGATCGAAATCAAAGTCACCAACACCTGGTTCAACCGGCTGATCTATGATGCCCAACAAAAACCGGATTCACGCAAGAGCTGGGTAATCAGTGGCCCGAAGAAAGACGAAACACCGATACCGGCAGGACTCACCGGCCCCGTCTTCCTGCATCGGGGAATCGCCGTTGAGCTTTAA
- a CDS encoding aldo/keto reductase, with amino-acid sequence MKKRRLGKTGLEVSEVGYGTWQLGSSEFWGTIEDKEAHALVHCALDLGCNLFDTAPNYTDTHSERLLGEALKGRRDEVVLVSKFGHVPGGGTDYSEEWMWQSLHDSLERLQTDYLDVFMLHSPHPEFRDGSHPIWDAVRKARDQGKIRFYGASLDWSDEIFQCLETSDAQVLEVLFNILHQDARRTFDLVREKDVGILTKVPLDSGWLSGKYNAQSTFTGVRDRWTPEQIRQRAELIDQLAWLTEDGTPLPQKALAYLLSYPEVGCVIPGARSIRQLETNMGASGSQLTMSERSRLETFWNEHTNNGTNLLPW; translated from the coding sequence ATGAAAAAACGAAGGTTAGGAAAAACCGGACTCGAAGTATCCGAAGTCGGCTACGGAACCTGGCAGCTGGGCTCGAGTGAATTCTGGGGCACCATAGAGGACAAGGAAGCTCATGCGCTTGTGCATTGCGCACTGGACCTGGGCTGCAACCTGTTCGATACCGCCCCGAACTATACCGACACGCATTCCGAGCGACTGTTGGGCGAAGCACTGAAAGGCCGTCGTGACGAAGTCGTGCTCGTCAGCAAATTCGGCCATGTTCCCGGCGGCGGAACCGATTATTCCGAGGAGTGGATGTGGCAGAGCCTGCACGATTCGCTCGAACGGCTTCAGACCGACTATCTCGATGTCTTCATGCTGCACAGCCCCCACCCCGAATTCCGCGACGGCTCGCACCCCATCTGGGATGCCGTGCGCAAAGCGCGCGACCAGGGAAAAATCCGCTTCTACGGCGCCAGCCTGGACTGGTCGGACGAAATTTTCCAATGTCTGGAAACCTCGGATGCCCAGGTGCTCGAAGTGTTGTTCAACATCCTGCATCAGGATGCGCGCCGGACGTTCGACCTGGTTCGCGAAAAAGATGTCGGCATCCTGACCAAGGTGCCGCTCGACAGCGGATGGCTATCGGGTAAATACAATGCACAGAGCACCTTCACCGGCGTGCGCGACCGCTGGACACCCGAACAAATCCGACAGCGCGCGGAATTGATTGACCAACTGGCCTGGCTGACAGAAGACGGCACCCCGCTGCCTCAAAAAGCCCTGGCCTACCTGCTTTCCTATCCAGAGGTCGGATGTGTAATTCCGGGCGCCCGTTCAATCCGACAGCTGGAAACAAATATGGGAGCATCCGGCAGTCAGCTCACGATGAGCGAGCGCAGTCGCCTTGAAACCTTCTGGAACGAACACACAAACAACGGAACCAACCTGCTCCCTTGGTAA
- a CDS encoding phage integrase N-terminal SAM-like domain-containing protein produces MEDKKKFKPDKNHKLMDQVRETMRYYHYAYRTEQTYCDWIKRFLAFYGMSRHPSAMGAPEVERYLSHLAEKQGVAASTQRQALNAISFSTAMCSTLISGRWPRCAASGIASRRRS; encoded by the coding sequence ATGGAAGACAAGAAGAAGTTTAAACCCGACAAAAACCATAAACTAATGGATCAAGTGCGCGAAACGATGCGCTATTACCACTATGCCTACCGGACGGAGCAAACGTATTGCGACTGGATCAAGCGTTTCCTGGCGTTCTACGGCATGAGCCGGCATCCCTCCGCGATGGGCGCGCCGGAAGTGGAGCGCTACCTGAGCCATCTGGCCGAAAAACAGGGCGTTGCGGCCTCGACCCAGCGGCAGGCGCTCAACGCCATCTCTTTCTCTACCGCGATGTGCTCGACCTTGATCTCGGGGCGATGGCCCCGGTGCGCAGCAAGCGGCATCGCAAGCCGCCGACGGTCCTGA
- a CDS encoding IS3 family transposase, whose translation MSPGHKRQVALGFVTQGRCSGRQACRYFKIHRSTFRYQAKEPDAWTKHLRAAVKRYSLKHRRWGYPKITKLLQEDGWKVGKRMVQRIRRELDLRVPKRKPKRRRQGLSTGLPTKADHRGHVWTWDFIHDRTVRGGRLKMLTVVDEHTRECHLIHVARRIQAKDVLNQVFRPIELHGAPEYIRSDNGSEFIEQSLQQWLRCAGIRTLYIDPGSPWQNGFIESFHSRLREECLEREQLWTLSEARVVIEDWRIEYNHVRPHRSLKLETPKGFAMVTQGVLCGRPPASLRPRLDNATILDRYLTYNLVPG comes from the coding sequence TTGAGTCCGGGGCATAAACGACAGGTGGCTCTGGGCTTTGTGACCCAGGGCCGCTGTTCCGGGCGTCAGGCCTGTCGCTATTTCAAGATCCACCGATCCACCTTCCGGTACCAAGCCAAGGAGCCGGATGCATGGACGAAGCACCTGCGGGCTGCCGTGAAACGCTATTCATTGAAGCATCGTCGCTGGGGCTATCCGAAGATTACCAAACTGCTGCAGGAGGACGGTTGGAAGGTGGGTAAGCGGATGGTTCAACGGATTCGACGTGAGCTGGACCTGCGGGTACCAAAGCGAAAGCCTAAACGGCGCAGGCAGGGCCTTTCTACAGGCCTGCCGACGAAGGCGGATCACCGGGGCCACGTATGGACCTGGGACTTTATTCATGACCGTACGGTCCGTGGCGGACGGCTTAAAATGCTGACCGTGGTGGATGAGCATACCCGGGAATGCCACCTGATCCATGTTGCCCGGCGCATCCAGGCCAAAGATGTCCTTAACCAGGTGTTCCGCCCAATCGAGCTGCATGGTGCTCCTGAGTATATCCGAAGCGACAACGGTTCGGAGTTCATCGAGCAGTCGTTGCAGCAGTGGCTGCGCTGTGCCGGCATCAGGACGCTCTACATTGATCCAGGCAGTCCATGGCAGAATGGATTCATTGAAAGCTTCCATAGCAGGCTGAGGGAAGAATGCCTTGAACGGGAACAGCTATGGACGCTGTCGGAAGCAAGGGTCGTCATCGAAGACTGGCGAATCGAATACAACCATGTTCGTCCGCACAGGAGCTTGAAACTTGAAACACCGAAAGGCTTTGCGATGGTCACCCAAGGCGTGCTCTGCGGTCGGCCTCCGGCCTCCCTCCGACCCCGCCTTGACAACGCCACTATACTGGATAGATATTTAACCTATAACCTGGTGCCGGGCTAA
- a CDS encoding transposase, whose product MKGKRRSIEEKVRILRKADGELTVLQVCDEYNISEQTFYRWKKELGLLEVKQAKRLKELEAENRRLKKIVADQVLGMEILQEAIEKKL is encoded by the coding sequence ATGAAGGGCAAGAGAAGAAGCATAGAAGAGAAGGTCCGTATCCTGCGCAAAGCGGATGGGGAGCTGACCGTCCTGCAGGTGTGTGATGAGTATAACATCTCTGAGCAGACGTTTTACCGCTGGAAGAAGGAACTCGGGCTGCTGGAAGTGAAGCAGGCCAAGCGGCTCAAGGAGCTCGAAGCGGAGAACCGGCGACTGAAGAAGATTGTAGCCGATCAGGTGCTGGGCATGGAGATCCTGCAGGAGGCGATCGAAAAAAAGCTTTGA
- a CDS encoding integron integrase yields the protein MAPVRSKRHRKPPTVLTKAEVAQVLARMQGTHQLMAQLTYGCGLRLMECIRLRVQDIDFGQGNLFVRGGKGSKDRTVPLPEVVRAVLANHVERVVELHQKDLREGFGEVHVPEALARKYRNACRETGWQYVFPAKKRSIDPRSGKEMRHHVLESGFQKAVKEAVGKAGIRKRATVHTLRHSFATHLLENGTTIRMVQEMMGHKHVKTTEIYTHVMEHDLHAVKSPLDLL from the coding sequence ATGGCCCCGGTGCGCAGCAAGCGGCATCGCAAGCCGCCGACGGTCCTGACGAAGGCGGAGGTTGCACAGGTGCTAGCGCGGATGCAGGGGACGCACCAGCTGATGGCCCAGCTCACGTATGGCTGCGGCCTGCGGTTGATGGAGTGCATCCGGCTGCGGGTGCAGGACATCGACTTCGGCCAGGGCAATCTTTTCGTGCGCGGAGGGAAAGGGAGCAAGGACCGGACGGTTCCGCTGCCCGAGGTTGTTCGCGCCGTGCTGGCCAACCATGTGGAGCGGGTGGTCGAATTGCACCAAAAAGATCTGCGCGAGGGGTTCGGGGAGGTGCATGTTCCCGAGGCACTGGCGCGCAAATACCGGAACGCCTGCCGGGAAACGGGCTGGCAGTATGTCTTTCCGGCAAAGAAGCGGTCGATCGATCCGCGATCCGGGAAAGAGATGCGGCACCACGTGCTGGAGTCCGGGTTCCAAAAAGCCGTGAAGGAGGCGGTGGGCAAAGCGGGCATCCGCAAGCGGGCAACGGTTCATACGCTGCGCCACAGCTTCGCCACCCACCTGCTGGAAAACGGCACGACCATTCGCATGGTGCAGGAAATGATGGGCCACAAGCACGTCAAGACCACCGAAATCTACACCCATGTCATGGAACACGACCTCCATGCCGTGAAGAGCCCGCTGGATTTGCTGTAG